In Physeter macrocephalus isolate SW-GA chromosome 2, ASM283717v5, whole genome shotgun sequence, a single window of DNA contains:
- the TRIP10 gene encoding cdc42-interacting protein 4 isoform X3 — translation MDWGTELWDQFEVLERHTQWGLDLLDRYVKFVKERTEVEQAYAKQLRSLVKKYMPKRPGKDDPESKFSQQQSFVQILQEVNDFAGQRELVAENLSVHVCLEVAKYSQEMKQERKMHFQEGRRAQQQLESGFKQLENSKRKFERDCREAEKAAQTAERLDQDINATKADVEKAKQQAHLRSHMAEESKNEYAAQLQRFNRDQAHFYFSQMPQIFNKLQDMDERRATHLGAGYRLLSEAELQVVPIIAKCLEGMKVAADAVDAKNDSQVLIELHKSGFARPGDVEFEDFSQPMNRVPSDSSLGTPSDGRPELRGPGRSRAKRWPFGKKNKTVVTEDFSHLPPEQQRKRLQQQLEERNRELQKEIDQREALKKMKDVYEKTPQMGDPASLEPQITETLNNIERLKLEVQKYEAWLAEAESRVLSNRGDTLGRHTRPPDPPASAPPDSSSNGNNGSQDNKESSEEPPSEEGQDAPIYTEFDEDFEEEPASPIGHCVAIYHFEGSSEGTISMAEGEDLSLMEEDKGDGWTRVRRKQGGEGYVPTSYLRVTLN, via the exons ATGGATTGGGGCACCGAACTGTGG GATCAGTTTGAGGTGCTCGAGCGGCACACGCAGTGGGGTCTGGACCTGTTGGACAGATACGTGAAGTTCGTGAAAGAGCGGACGGAGGTGGAGCAGGCTTATGCAAAGCAGCTGCG GAGCCTGGTGAAAAAATATATGCCCAAAAGACCTGGCAAAGATGACCCAGAATCCAA GTTCAGCCAGCAACAGTCATTTGTGCAGATTCTCCAGGAGGTGAATGATTTTGCGGGCCAGCGGGAGCTGGTGGCCGAGAACCTCAGTGTCCACGTGTGTCTCGAGGTGGCCAAGTACTCACAGGAGatgaaacaggagagaaagatG CACTTCCAAGAAGGCCGTCGGGCCCAGCAGCAGCTGGAAAGTGGCTTCAAGCAGCTGGAGAAT AGTAAGCGTAAGTTTGAGCGGGACTGCCGGGAGGCTGAGAAGGCAGCTCAGACGGCCGAGAGGCTGGACCAGGATATCAATGCCACCAAGGCTGATGTGGAGAAG GCCAAGCAACAAGCCCACCTTCGGAGTCACATggcagaagaaagcaaaaatgagTATGCAGCCCAACTACAGCGCTTCAACCGAGACCAGGCTCACTTCTATTTTTCCCAGATGCCCCAGATATTTAAT AAGCTGCAGGACATGGACGAGCGGCGGGCCACCCACCTGGGGGCTGGGTACAGGCTCCTGTCAGAGGCTGAGTTGCAGGTGGTACCCATCATCGCCAAGTGTTTGGAGGGCATGAAGGTGGCTGCAGATGCTGTGGATGCCAAGAAC gactccCAGGTCCTAATCGAGCTGCACAAGTCAGGCTTTGCCCGCCCGGGCGACGTGGAATTTGAAGACTTCAGCCAGCCCATGAACCGCGTGCCCTCGGACAGCAGCCTGGGCACCCCCTCAGATGGACGGCCCGAGCTCCGAGGCCCCGGCCGCAGCCGGGCTAAGCGCTGGCCCTTCGGCAAGAAGAACAAG ACAGTGGTGACCGAGGATTTCAGCCACTTGCCCCCGGAGCAGCAGAGAAAGCGGCTTCAGCAGCAGCTAGAAGAACGGAACCGTGAACTACAGAAGGAGATCGACCAGAG GGAGGCcttgaagaaaatgaaggatGTATATGAGAAGACACCCCAGATGGGGGACCCGGCCAGCTTGGAACCCCAGATCACAGAAACCCTGAACAACATTGAACGGCTGAAATTGGAAGTACAGAAGTATGAG GCTTGGCTGGCAGAAGCCGAGAGCCGGGTCCTAAGCAACCGGGGGGACACCCTGGGCCGGCACACTCGGCCTCCAGACCCCCCAGCCAGCGCCCCACCAGACAGCAGCAGCAACGGCAACAACGGATCACAGGATAATAAGGAGAG CTCTGAAGAGCCCCCCTCCGAGGAGGGTCAGGATGCTCCCATCTACACGGAGTTCGATGAGGATTTTGAGGAGGAGCCTGCATCCCCCATAGGTCACTGTGTGGCCATCTACCATTTTGAAG GGTCCAGCGAGGGCACCATCTCAATGGCTGAAGGCGAGGACCTCAGTCTCATGGAAGAAGATAAAGGCGACGGCTGGACGCGGGTCAGGCGGAAACAGGGAGGTGAGGGCTACGTGCCCACCTCCTACCTCCGTGTCACACTCAACTGA
- the TRIP10 gene encoding cdc42-interacting protein 4 isoform X1 — protein sequence MDWGTELWDQFEVLERHTQWGLDLLDRYVKFVKERTEVEQAYAKQLRSLVKKYMPKRPGKDDPESKFSQQQSFVQILQEVNDFAGQRELVAENLSVHVCLEVAKYSQEMKQERKMHFQEGRRAQQQLESGFKQLENSKRKFERDCREAEKAAQTAERLDQDINATKADVEKAKQQAHLRSHMAEESKNEYAAQLQRFNRDQAHFYFSQMPQIFNKLQDMDERRATHLGAGYRLLSEAELQVVPIIAKCLEGMKVAADAVDAKNDSQVLIELHKSGFARPGDVEFEDFSQPMNRVPSDSSLGTPSDGRPELRGPGRSRAKRWPFGKKNKPRLPPLSPLGGPLPSALPNGPPSPRSGLDPLAILSEISKSVKPRLASFRSLRGSRGTVVTEDFSHLPPEQQRKRLQQQLEERNRELQKEIDQREALKKMKDVYEKTPQMGDPASLEPQITETLNNIERLKLEVQKYEAWLAEAESRVLSNRGDTLGRHTRPPDPPASAPPDSSSNGNNGSQDNKESSEEPPSEEGQDAPIYTEFDEDFEEEPASPIGHCVAIYHFEGSSEGTISMAEGEDLSLMEEDKGDGWTRVRRKQGGEGYVPTSYLRVTLN from the exons ATGGATTGGGGCACCGAACTGTGG GATCAGTTTGAGGTGCTCGAGCGGCACACGCAGTGGGGTCTGGACCTGTTGGACAGATACGTGAAGTTCGTGAAAGAGCGGACGGAGGTGGAGCAGGCTTATGCAAAGCAGCTGCG GAGCCTGGTGAAAAAATATATGCCCAAAAGACCTGGCAAAGATGACCCAGAATCCAA GTTCAGCCAGCAACAGTCATTTGTGCAGATTCTCCAGGAGGTGAATGATTTTGCGGGCCAGCGGGAGCTGGTGGCCGAGAACCTCAGTGTCCACGTGTGTCTCGAGGTGGCCAAGTACTCACAGGAGatgaaacaggagagaaagatG CACTTCCAAGAAGGCCGTCGGGCCCAGCAGCAGCTGGAAAGTGGCTTCAAGCAGCTGGAGAAT AGTAAGCGTAAGTTTGAGCGGGACTGCCGGGAGGCTGAGAAGGCAGCTCAGACGGCCGAGAGGCTGGACCAGGATATCAATGCCACCAAGGCTGATGTGGAGAAG GCCAAGCAACAAGCCCACCTTCGGAGTCACATggcagaagaaagcaaaaatgagTATGCAGCCCAACTACAGCGCTTCAACCGAGACCAGGCTCACTTCTATTTTTCCCAGATGCCCCAGATATTTAAT AAGCTGCAGGACATGGACGAGCGGCGGGCCACCCACCTGGGGGCTGGGTACAGGCTCCTGTCAGAGGCTGAGTTGCAGGTGGTACCCATCATCGCCAAGTGTTTGGAGGGCATGAAGGTGGCTGCAGATGCTGTGGATGCCAAGAAC gactccCAGGTCCTAATCGAGCTGCACAAGTCAGGCTTTGCCCGCCCGGGCGACGTGGAATTTGAAGACTTCAGCCAGCCCATGAACCGCGTGCCCTCGGACAGCAGCCTGGGCACCCCCTCAGATGGACGGCCCGAGCTCCGAGGCCCCGGCCGCAGCCGGGCTAAGCGCTGGCCCTTCGGCAAGAAGAACAAG CCGCGCcttccacccctctccccccTGGGGGGCCCCCTGCCCTCGGCATTACCTAACGGACCCCCGTCCCCCCGCTCCGGCCTCGACCCCTTGGCCATACTGAGTGAGATCAGTAAGTCAGTCAAACCGCGGCTAGCATCCTTCCGCAGCCTTCGAGGCAGCCGTGGG ACAGTGGTGACCGAGGATTTCAGCCACTTGCCCCCGGAGCAGCAGAGAAAGCGGCTTCAGCAGCAGCTAGAAGAACGGAACCGTGAACTACAGAAGGAGATCGACCAGAG GGAGGCcttgaagaaaatgaaggatGTATATGAGAAGACACCCCAGATGGGGGACCCGGCCAGCTTGGAACCCCAGATCACAGAAACCCTGAACAACATTGAACGGCTGAAATTGGAAGTACAGAAGTATGAG GCTTGGCTGGCAGAAGCCGAGAGCCGGGTCCTAAGCAACCGGGGGGACACCCTGGGCCGGCACACTCGGCCTCCAGACCCCCCAGCCAGCGCCCCACCAGACAGCAGCAGCAACGGCAACAACGGATCACAGGATAATAAGGAGAG CTCTGAAGAGCCCCCCTCCGAGGAGGGTCAGGATGCTCCCATCTACACGGAGTTCGATGAGGATTTTGAGGAGGAGCCTGCATCCCCCATAGGTCACTGTGTGGCCATCTACCATTTTGAAG GGTCCAGCGAGGGCACCATCTCAATGGCTGAAGGCGAGGACCTCAGTCTCATGGAAGAAGATAAAGGCGACGGCTGGACGCGGGTCAGGCGGAAACAGGGAGGTGAGGGCTACGTGCCCACCTCCTACCTCCGTGTCACACTCAACTGA
- the TRIP10 gene encoding cdc42-interacting protein 4 isoform X2: MPKRPGKDDPESKFSQQQSFVQILQEVNDFAGQRELVAENLSVHVCLEVAKYSQEMKQERKMHFQEGRRAQQQLESGFKQLENSKRKFERDCREAEKAAQTAERLDQDINATKADVEKAKQQAHLRSHMAEESKNEYAAQLQRFNRDQAHFYFSQMPQIFNKLQDMDERRATHLGAGYRLLSEAELQVVPIIAKCLEGMKVAADAVDAKNDSQVLIELHKSGFARPGDVEFEDFSQPMNRVPSDSSLGTPSDGRPELRGPGRSRAKRWPFGKKNKPRLPPLSPLGGPLPSALPNGPPSPRSGLDPLAILSEISKSVKPRLASFRSLRGSRGTVVTEDFSHLPPEQQRKRLQQQLEERNRELQKEIDQREALKKMKDVYEKTPQMGDPASLEPQITETLNNIERLKLEVQKYEAWLAEAESRVLSNRGDTLGRHTRPPDPPASAPPDSSSNGNNGSQDNKESSEEPPSEEGQDAPIYTEFDEDFEEEPASPIGHCVAIYHFEGSSEGTISMAEGEDLSLMEEDKGDGWTRVRRKQGGEGYVPTSYLRVTLN, translated from the exons ATGCCCAAAAGACCTGGCAAAGATGACCCAGAATCCAA GTTCAGCCAGCAACAGTCATTTGTGCAGATTCTCCAGGAGGTGAATGATTTTGCGGGCCAGCGGGAGCTGGTGGCCGAGAACCTCAGTGTCCACGTGTGTCTCGAGGTGGCCAAGTACTCACAGGAGatgaaacaggagagaaagatG CACTTCCAAGAAGGCCGTCGGGCCCAGCAGCAGCTGGAAAGTGGCTTCAAGCAGCTGGAGAAT AGTAAGCGTAAGTTTGAGCGGGACTGCCGGGAGGCTGAGAAGGCAGCTCAGACGGCCGAGAGGCTGGACCAGGATATCAATGCCACCAAGGCTGATGTGGAGAAG GCCAAGCAACAAGCCCACCTTCGGAGTCACATggcagaagaaagcaaaaatgagTATGCAGCCCAACTACAGCGCTTCAACCGAGACCAGGCTCACTTCTATTTTTCCCAGATGCCCCAGATATTTAAT AAGCTGCAGGACATGGACGAGCGGCGGGCCACCCACCTGGGGGCTGGGTACAGGCTCCTGTCAGAGGCTGAGTTGCAGGTGGTACCCATCATCGCCAAGTGTTTGGAGGGCATGAAGGTGGCTGCAGATGCTGTGGATGCCAAGAAC gactccCAGGTCCTAATCGAGCTGCACAAGTCAGGCTTTGCCCGCCCGGGCGACGTGGAATTTGAAGACTTCAGCCAGCCCATGAACCGCGTGCCCTCGGACAGCAGCCTGGGCACCCCCTCAGATGGACGGCCCGAGCTCCGAGGCCCCGGCCGCAGCCGGGCTAAGCGCTGGCCCTTCGGCAAGAAGAACAAG CCGCGCcttccacccctctccccccTGGGGGGCCCCCTGCCCTCGGCATTACCTAACGGACCCCCGTCCCCCCGCTCCGGCCTCGACCCCTTGGCCATACTGAGTGAGATCAGTAAGTCAGTCAAACCGCGGCTAGCATCCTTCCGCAGCCTTCGAGGCAGCCGTGGG ACAGTGGTGACCGAGGATTTCAGCCACTTGCCCCCGGAGCAGCAGAGAAAGCGGCTTCAGCAGCAGCTAGAAGAACGGAACCGTGAACTACAGAAGGAGATCGACCAGAG GGAGGCcttgaagaaaatgaaggatGTATATGAGAAGACACCCCAGATGGGGGACCCGGCCAGCTTGGAACCCCAGATCACAGAAACCCTGAACAACATTGAACGGCTGAAATTGGAAGTACAGAAGTATGAG GCTTGGCTGGCAGAAGCCGAGAGCCGGGTCCTAAGCAACCGGGGGGACACCCTGGGCCGGCACACTCGGCCTCCAGACCCCCCAGCCAGCGCCCCACCAGACAGCAGCAGCAACGGCAACAACGGATCACAGGATAATAAGGAGAG CTCTGAAGAGCCCCCCTCCGAGGAGGGTCAGGATGCTCCCATCTACACGGAGTTCGATGAGGATTTTGAGGAGGAGCCTGCATCCCCCATAGGTCACTGTGTGGCCATCTACCATTTTGAAG GGTCCAGCGAGGGCACCATCTCAATGGCTGAAGGCGAGGACCTCAGTCTCATGGAAGAAGATAAAGGCGACGGCTGGACGCGGGTCAGGCGGAAACAGGGAGGTGAGGGCTACGTGCCCACCTCCTACCTCCGTGTCACACTCAACTGA